From Callospermophilus lateralis isolate mCalLat2 chromosome 5, mCalLat2.hap1, whole genome shotgun sequence, a single genomic window includes:
- the LOC143400203 gene encoding olfactory receptor 2L13-like translates to MTALIFLDPRLHSPMYFLLSQLSLMDLMYISSTVPKMAINFLSGQMSISFLGCAMQIFFFATMACSEGLLLASMAYDRFVAICHPLHYPIRMSKRVCVKMILGSWTLGSINSVSHTTYTLHLPYCKSRAINHFYCDITAMVPLACADTSVYEYMIFFSTVIFLLLPFLGIMASYGRVLFAVFQMRSKEGRKKAFTTCATHLTVVIFYYAPFAFTYLQLKSLRSPEEDKNMAVFYTILTPMFNPIIYSLRNKEVLGAMRRVWRMLSSRKK, encoded by the coding sequence TGCCCTCATCTTCTTGGACCCCCGGCTCCACAGCCCCATGTACTTTCTCCTCAGCCAGCTCTCCCTCATGGACCTGATGTACATTTCCTCCACTGTCCCCAAGATGGCCATCAACTTCCTTTCTGGCCAGATGAGCATCTCCTTCTTGGGGTGTGCCATGCAGATCTTTTTCTTTGCCACCATGGCATGTTCTGAAGGCTTACTTCTGGCCtccatggcctatgaccgctttGTGGCCATCTGCCACCCCCTCCATTACCCCATCCGCATGAGTAAAAGGGTATGTGTGAAGATGATCCTGGGGTCCTGGACACTGGGCTCCATCAACTCTGTGTCACACACCACCTATACCCTTCATCTTCCTTACTGCAAGTCTAGGGCCATCAATCATTTCTACTGTGACATTACAGCCATGGTGCCTTTAGCCTGTGCAGACACCTCGGTCTACGAGTACATGATTTTTTTTAGCACAGTCAtatttctcctcctccctttccttgGCATCATGGCCTCCTATGGACGGGTCCTTTTTGCTGTCTTCCAAATGCGctcaaaagaaggaaggaaaaaggccttcaccacGTGTGCCACACATTTAACTGTGGTAATATTTTACTATGCTCCTTTTGCCTTCACTTATCTCCAGCTCAAGAGTCTCCGCTCACCCGAAGAGGATAAGAACATGGCTGTCTTCTACACCATCCTTACCCCCATGTTCAATCCCatcatctacagcctgaggaacaaggaGGTGCTGGGGGCCATGAGAAGAGTGTGGCGGATGTTGTCCTCTAGGAAGAAATGA